In the Ictalurus furcatus strain D&B chromosome 13, Billie_1.0, whole genome shotgun sequence genome, AAACTGcattacagttatttattcGGTGCAACTGAAAGTCATTTGAAGAAGGTGGGCCAGTCCAGACATGTCTGAAACATATTTGCACACTCCTTGTCCTTGTCGATAAATAAACTGTTCTGTCAGTAAAACACAAGAACCGCTACAGAGCAGGGAAACTGGTATAGGATGATGACCTGTGTGTGGCATCATGTTCAACTGGAGCGACTGACTCAGGCTCTGTGATCAATATCcaaacaattaaaatgtaatgagcTGGTTTTGTGAACAGTGGAAATTCccaaattataataatgtagTGTTTTAAAACTCACTTTTCAGTTCGATGAGAGTACATACCCCAGAAAGCTGCCTTAAAACCATAAAAGTGTATAAAGAAGACATTAGTATCACCCACACCTAAAGctcatactttatttatttaaatgtcccCTAAAAGATGCTCGGGTGGAAGAAACATGAGGAGGCCACTGGTAATTGAACCTACAACCTTCTAGTAAAATAGTAAATGGTGGATTTCCCAACCTTACAACAAGGGGTTGGGGATAAATTTTACCTTGCTTAACTGTTTAGACTCTTTTAAAATGATATCATATAGTTGAAGACATACAGTAATCCCAGGGACTTACCTTTTAACCAGGTGTGGTCAGTTGTGCagtatataaatgtttttactgATCACCAAGGTTGAAACACCACTGGACTGTTTGACATATAATTACACCACAACTTGCAGAGATTGTTGATCCTTTTATTCAAGTACACAATATAATTAGATTCAAGTTGCATGTTAGGTAACTCGATACAAATACAAATCTAAAACAGTCCTTGCCTTAACATGATATTGCTCCtaacaattaattaaaaaaatcaggacaatggcattttaaaacagcttatgtaaaaaagaaaggaattgtaaaaagaaagaaagaatgaaaccaCATTTTCTCACATTTTATCAAATAAATTACAAGGTTGATATATAGGAATAAAACTGAAACACTGACTCAAAGTGCTTGTGCTGGATTTCTGAAGAATATTTCTGCAAAGCACTTTGGCTTGTTGCATCCCCTTCCCATCCAatatctgatttttatttatttatttaaagatgtaAAAATATCACCTATTCATATTATGACCATATCTAAATATCAAGTGAACTAAAATTAATATAGATTTAACTTGATTTATCTACGCAAAATTTGCCACTAATTTGATATGTTCCACAGTAGTCATTAGCATGTTACTGAATCCAACCATGATTTAAAAGTCTTCAAAAAAGAATAAGGATAATTATCAACATTTTAGCATAGATACTCAGGGAAAAATCCAAAGAAATTAAAAAGTATAATTACACAGTATTTCTTGAACAATTCATTATGCTAATGTAGCAAAACAAAAGTCACCAGGCCAGTAGACCAGCAGTGAGAGTGCATGGGTTCAGAGAAACACCTCTCCCCTCTCCCACATAGGCATCTCAGAAAAAAATCCTTCACACAGCCCGTAGCCCTGATCCAGAGACAGAGGAATGGCCTGGGCCTCCTCTTTAACCTCCCAGGGTTGCTGCTGTTGAGGCAGGTCTGAAAACAGTGCCAGTCCCTCATAATATTGCTGATGGGTTTGTAACTGCTGTTGCTGCGGCTGCTGCTGGCGCTGAAAGTCTTCCATGCTACATCCCATCATGCTGCTCATTTCCAAGTAAGCACAAGCTTGCTCGTCCTCGTTGCTGTACCATTTGGACACAGTGGATGCATGCTGGTTCTGAGAGGGCACTTCCATCTCACAGCCAAGGGAACTCAGAGCAGTGTTGATGTCCAGGTCCTCAAACGTGCTGCCAtttccactgaggacatcatCAAACACTGAGGCCAGGTCAAAATCTCCTCGGAGCACATCTGATGTTTTGATCTCGCTCGCTAACAAGGGGGACTGGGACATTCTCCCCAGTTTGCCCCCTCGTTTGGGACAGGCCTGTTTGCGTTTGTTTCCTGCTACATGTTCTTGGTAGTGATCCATGCCCATGTGTGGGTTGAACTGAGGGCTGTAAGGGGAGCAAGAGGACAGAATTCTGTTTTGTCTCTGGGTGCTGAAATTTGTGGCAGGCATTCGTCTTCTTTTGAAGACCCCATTCACAAACATGTCTGCATACTGGGGATCGATTTGCCAGAAGCCTCCCTTTCCCGGCTCGTCCTTCTGCCTGGGGACCTTCATAAAGCACTtgttcagagacaggttgtggCGAATTGAATTCTGGAAGAGATTGGGATGATTGTTCGTTTAGGAGACATGTACCATTAATTTATGACTCATTTCTTAAAAAccagttaaacacacacaaacattcaggCATCTTGTGCTCTACcagaacatactgtatttccTTCATAATTACAATGCACATTACATTTCCGaacaaatatgtttatttataatgctgCCGTGCTTCCTACATAATGACCCCTGTAAGGTCTCATTGTACAGCAGGTCGAGGTGTCCTGTTTCCCTGGCCCACTGTGCGCAGTGGGTGGTGCTGGTGGAGATGAACACTGGGGGAGGGGAGTGTTGTGTGTACAGGAGAGCAAATGCTCCTAATGAGGCTCTCTTGTAATGCAGCACTGCATGTTTCTTATGATCAGCTGTGCCACACTGCCAGCATCTTGCCCCTAGGGGTCCATCATTAAAGAGACAGGCCCCAGGATACACTATTGCTCTTGGGTTTAGTGGGTTCAGTTTACAGCTACAGCCTCCAGCTAAGGCTTACTTTACCTGAGCATCTTAACACATATCACACTGAACACGGCACAGTCTAAAAGCATGGACTTGGACTGGTGGTCTGAGTTTACTGTTGTTCATATAGGTGTTTCATataggtttttgttttattattccaTATGTAAGCTGTGTAGAAGTAATTCAAATTTGGTGTACCATTTGTTTCTTTGTGTACTACacgagaaaataaataatagcctatatttcagttttatttttcctatatgTAGATTGTTGCCAAAAGATTAAATCACACGAGACTATCCTATGTAATACACATAACCCTGACTAGAGATAAA is a window encoding:
- the foxj1b gene encoding forkhead box protein J1-B, with amino-acid sequence MPVLTSPEIAKKFKEKWMLLHPEDQEDAGGAVSFDDSLTSLHWLQNFSIMSAAPDRAPGFGWRPQQLLHPPGGTESPSSPPAGDTAASGTAHTPGNPAATCSKLAGASAYTPLYGHSGAQPHEEVDYKSNPHVKPPYSYATLICMAMQASKKTKITLSAIYSWITENFCYYRHAEPSWQNSIRHNLSLNKCFMKVPRQKDEPGKGGFWQIDPQYADMFVNGVFKRRRMPATNFSTQRQNRILSSCSPYSPQFNPHMGMDHYQEHVAGNKRKQACPKRGGKLGRMSQSPLLASEIKTSDVLRGDFDLASVFDDVLSGNGSTFEDLDINTALSSLGCEMEVPSQNQHASTVSKWYSNEDEQACAYLEMSSMMGCSMEDFQRQQQPQQQQLQTHQQYYEGLALFSDLPQQQQPWEVKEEAQAIPLSLDQGYGLCEGFFSEMPMWERGEVFL